The Dryobates pubescens isolate bDryPub1 chromosome 41, bDryPub1.pri, whole genome shotgun sequence genome includes a region encoding these proteins:
- the LOC128899174 gene encoding protein S100-A11-like, translating into CSLQPTETERCIESLLAVFQRYAGRDGNSCTLSKREFLAFMNTELAAFTKNQKDPAVVDRMMKKLDLNSDGQLDFQEFLNLIGGIAVACHNSLLVSSPAP; encoded by the exons tgctccctgcagcccaccgAGACCGAGCGCTGCATCGAGTCCCTCCTGGCCGTCTTCCAGCGCTACGCAGGGAGGGATGGGAACAGCTGCACCCTGTCCAAGAGGGAGTTCCTGGCCTTCATGAACACTGAGCTGGCTGCTTTCACCAAG aACCAGAAGGACCCAGCTGTGGTGGACAGGATGATGAAGAAGCTGGACCTGAACAGCGACGGGCAGCTGGACTTCCAGGAGTTCCTCAACCTCATCGGGGGCATAGCAGTGGCCTGCCACAACAGCCTGCTggtcagcagccctgccccctga
- the LOC104297484 gene encoding trichohyalin-like, producing the protein MPGFLDSIATIIGLFHKHAKEDGGCSSLSRRRMKELIEEEFADVIAKPQDPQTVEKILQFLEWEGDGKIDFTEYLLLVFKVARACYWYLPKGPTLLQRTKLTAPSKSLQEAEIKSRGSRRQLQEEEEGTQESNHPRGEAELQRGTRVNELERLEASRGQRQRRNQGGRDDTERSNEQEELREERSRQPPEAARGEAELSRHSSRAGLRAEERRQRERAGPEELGDVRRCSRGCEPQPRPDRWGGHGPQELAWPAQHQRSQWPQEADRRRSNQPRREQRSRYLLREPDQRAAEGSSREPESLARGRPHQARLEEPLGFDRSCCEPQRQVPEQEEIQQQEADYEESEREIREDQEWEERADGRRRDGRRNRERELDLEGYERRSRETEQREEQRSRREKGDGERRQRESERYERRREAERAAAEADVRIHRESRQLEPVEEVVERRDRARVREDLEDERRIRVDRERSEPVRERRVDRDGELVLEGYERQVRERREREEQRSRTVQRDRREPEDGERRQRESERYERRREAERAAAEADVKIHRESQQLEPVEEVVERRDRARVREDLEEDRRLRVDRDRSEPLEPVEEVVERRDRVREDLEEERRIRVDRERSEPVRERRIDRQRELDLEGYERSIRETQEREEQRSRAVQRDRREPEDGERRQRESERYERRREAERAAAEADVRIHRESRQLEPVEEVVERRDRARVREGLEDERRIRVDRERSEPVRERRIDQERELELQGYERRIRETQEREERSRRERGDGERRQRESERYERRREAERAAAEADVKIQQEYRELEPDDVVERRERARVREDLEEERRIRVDRERAEPVRERRIDRDGELVLEGYERQVRERREREEQRSRTVQRDRREPEDGERRQRESERYERRREAERAAAEADVKIYRESRDVEPVEEVVERRDRARVREGLEEERRIRVDRERSEPLEPVEEVVERRDRVREDLEEERRIRVDRERSEPVRERRVDRDGELVLEGYERRTRETQEREEQRSRAVQRDRREPEDGERRQRESERYERRREDERAAAKADVKIYRESQQLEPVEEVVERRDRARVREDLEDERRIRVDRERSEPVRERRIDRDGELVLEGYERQVRERREREEQRSRTVQRDRREPEDGERRQRESERYERRREAERAAAEADVKIQQEYRELEPDDVVERRERARVREGLEEERRIRVDRERAEPVRERRIDRDGELVLEGYERQVREKREREEQRSRTVQGDRREPEDGERRQRESERYERRREAERAAAEADVKIYRETQQLDPVEEAVERRERARVREDLEDEKRIRVDRDRSEPVRERRVDRQEELDLEGYERRTRETQEREEQRSRAVQRDRREPEDGERRQQESERYERRREAERAAAEADVKIQQEYRELEPDDVVERRERARVREDLEEERRIRVDRERSEPVRERRVDRDGELVLEGYERQVRERREREEQRSRTVQRDRREPEDGERRQRESERYERRREAERAAAEADVKIYRESRDVEPVEEVVERRERARVRKGLEEERRIRVDRERSEPVRERRIDQERELDLEGYERRSRETQEREEQRSRTVQRDRRESEDGERRQRESERYERRREAERAAAEADVKIYRESRDVEPVEEVVERRDRARVREGLEEERRIRVDRERAEPLEPVEEVVGRRDRARVREELEEERRIRVDRERSEPVRERRVDRERELVLEGYERQVRERREREEQRSRTVQRDRREPEDGERRQRESERYERRREAERAAAEADVKIYRESQQLEPVEEVVERRDRARVREDLEEERRIRVDRERSEPVRERRIDRERELVIAESQRRERSEREEPRSRTIQRDSRESSRLQIIEEEQEVDLVQRRPAAELRREVSEVPAAEPPAEEGQRSRRLLRGEEAPEADSSRIREDGERRRERSLYQTVDVDTRDLSLPGEQAPISDLRVRYIPAEPDVQPEVKVLPQPCDPQTVAYLVHVIQNVNDPEATTYEIVCHHPHDPEQPLYVKKCQVSAKPPAAPCDADHPPEPQPQRDEGETEEPEDLPAASSRQNPEDLEGPQERTERGVKEGAPRASAAELGAVKGDPGRAKTKEDRRDSQRPKVPSAEEKQQPQGDGSKAAREREREDREAKGCPPPPQAAGPREAGEQGRRAADESRAQPPRRDGAGRGREGAELPPAERSKQAAQESGRRSPRADSDAQREEEPRPGTKLSQGPSGTPQEAPSRATKDAAKAS; encoded by the exons ATGCCTGGCTTCTTGGACAGCATTGCCACCATCATTGGCCTCTTCCACAAGCATGCCAAGGAAGATggaggctgctccagcctcagcaggaggaggatgaaggagcTCATCGAGGAGGAGTTTGCAGATGTCATagct AAGCCACAGGACCCTCAGACAGTTGAGAAGATTCTGCAGTTCCTGGAGTGGGAGGGGGATGGGAAAATCGACTTCACCGAGTACCTGCTCTTGGTGTTCAAAGTGGCCAGGGCCTGCTACTGGTACCTGCCCAAGGGCCCAACCCTGCTGCAAAGAACCAAGCTGACAGCCCCCAGCAAGTCCCTCCAGGAAGCTGAAATCAAGAGCAGGGGCAGCCGTcggcagctccaggaggaagaagaaggaaccCAGGAGAGCAACCACCCCCGGGGCGAAGCGGAGCTGCAACGAGGCACCAGGGTCAACGAGCTGGAGAGGCTTGAGGCAAGCAGGGGACAGCGCCAGCGACGGAACCAAGGCGGCAGAGACGACACCGAGCGAAGCAACGAGCAGGAGGAGCTCCGAGAGGAACGCAGCCGGCAGCCCCCGGAGGCAGccaggggagaggcagagctcagcaggcacagcagcagagctgggctgcggGCAGAGGAGAGGCGACAGCGAGAGAGGGCTGGTCCGGAGGAGCTGGGAGACGTGAGGAGGTGCAGCCGGGGCTGCGAACCTCAACCACGGCCGGACCGGTGGGGTGGCCATGGGCCACAGGAGCTGGCGTGGCCGGCACAGCATCAAAGAAGCCAATGGCCACAAGAAGCAGATAGAAGAAGGTCCAACCAGCCACGTAGAGAGCAGAGAAGCCGCTACCTGCTACGTGAGCCGGACCAAAGAGCAGCCGAAGGCAGCAGCCGGGAGCCCGAGAGCCTGGCCCGGGGACGCCCGCACCAGGCACGCCTGGAGGAGCCGCTAGGGTTCGACCGCAGCTGCTGCGAGCCGCAGAGGCAAGTCCCGGAGCAGGAGGAGATCCAGCAACAGGAGGCTGACTACGAGGAAAGCGAGAGAGAAATCCGGGAGGATCAGGAGTGGGAGGAACGAGCTGATGGAAGGAGGAGGGACGGGAGGAGGAACAGGGAACGGGAGCTGGACCTGGAGGGCTACGAGCGCCGCAGCCGGGAGACAGAACAGAGGGAAGAGCAACGAtccaggagagagaaaggagatggAGAAAGGAGGCAACGAGAGTCAGAGAGGTACGAGAGGAGAcgagaggctgagagggcagcagctgaagctgatgtGAGGATCCACCGTGAATCCCGGCAGCTGGAGCCCGTTGAGGAGGTCGTGGAAAGGAGAGACCGTGCCCGTGTCCGGGAAGATCTagaggatgagaggaggatcagaGTGGACCGAGAGAGATCAGAGCCTGTGCGGGAGAGGAGAGTCGACCGGGATGGGGAGCTGGTCCTGGAGGGCTACGAACGCCAGGTCCGAGAGAGGCgagaaagggaagagcaacGATCCAGGACAGTCCAAAGAGACAGAAGGGAGCCTGAAGATGGTGAAAGGAGGCAACGAGAGTCAGAGAGGTACGAGAGGAgacgagaggctgagagagcagcagctgaagctgatgtCAAGATCCATCGAGagtcccagcagctggagccagttGAGGAGGTCGTGGAAAGGAGAGACCGTGCCCGTGTCCGGGAAGATCTAGAGGAGGACAGGAGGCTCAGAGTGGACCGAGACAGATCAGAGCCT CTGGAGCCAGTTGAGGAAGTCGTGGAAAGGAGAGACCGTGTCCGGGAAGAtctagaggaggagaggaggatcaGAGTGGACCGAGAGAGATCAGAGCCTGTGCGGGAGAGGAGAATCGACAGGCAACGGGAGCTGGACCTGGAGGGCTACGAACGCAGCATCCGGGAGacacaggagagggaagagcaacGATCCAGGGCCgtccagagagacagaagggAGCCTGAAGATGGTGAAAGGAGACAGCGAGAGTCAGAGAGGTACGAGAGGAgacgagaggctgagagagcagcagctgaagctgatgtGAGGATCCACCGTGAATCCCGGCAGCTGGAGCCAGTTGAGGAGGTCGTGGAAAGGAGAGACCGTGCCCGTGTCCGGGAAGGTCTggaggatgagaggaggatcagaGTGGACCGAGAGAGATCAGAGCCTGTGCGGGAGAGGAGAATCGACCAGGAACGGGAGCTAGAGCTGCAGGGCTATGAGCGCCGCATCCGAGAGACACAGGAGAGAGAAGAACGatccaggagagagagaggagatggagaaagGAGACAGCGAGAGTCAGAGAGGTACGAGAGGAgacgagaggctgagagagcagcagctgaagctgatgtCAAAATCCAACAGGAATACAGAGAGTTGGAGCCAGATGATGTCGTGGAAAGGAGGGAGCGTGCCCGTGTCCGGGAAGAtctagaggaggagaggaggatcaGAGTGGACCGAGAGAGGGCAGAGCCTGTGCGGGAGAGGAGAATCGACCGGGATGGGGAGCTGGTCCTGGAGGGCTACGAACGCCAGGTCCGAGAGAGGCgagaaagggaagagcaacGATCCAGGACAGTCCAAAGAGACAGAAGGGAGCCTGAAGATGGTGAAAGGAGGCAACGAGAGTCAGAGAGGTACGAGAGGAgacgagaggctgagagagcagcagctgaagctgatgtCAAGATCTATCGAGAGTCCCGGGATGTGGAGCCAGTTGAGGAGGTCGTGGAAAGGAGAGACCGTGCCCGTGTCCGGGAAGGtctagaggaggagaggaggatcaGAGTGGACCGAGAGAGATCAGAGCCT CTGGAGCCAGTTGAGGAGGTCGTGGAAAGGAGAGACCGTGTCCGGGAAGAtctagaggaggagaggaggatcaGAGTGGACCGAGAGAGATCAGAGCCTGTGCGGGAGAGGAGAGTCGACCGGGATGGGGAGCTGGTCCTGGAGGGCTATGAACGCCGCACCCGGGAGacacaggagagggaagagcaacGATCCAGGGCCGTCCAAAGAGACAGAAGGGAGCCTGAAGATGGTGAAAGGAGGCAACGAGAGTCAGAGAGGTACGAGAGGAGACGAGAGgatgagagagcagcagctaaaGCTGATGTCAAGATCTATCGAGAGTCCCAGCAGCTGGAACCTGTTGAGGAAGTCGTGGAAAGGAGAGACCGTGCCCGTGTCCGGGAAGATCTggaggatgagaggaggatcagaGTGGACCGAGAGAGATCAGAGCCTGTGCGGGAGAGGAGAAtagacagggatggggagctgGTCCTGGAGGGCTACGAGCGCCAGGTCCGAGAGAGGCgagaaagggaagagcaacGATCCAGGACAGTTCAAAGAGACAGAAGGGAGCCTGAAGATGGTGAAAGGAGACAGCGAGAGTCAGAGAGGTACGAGAGGAgacgagaggctgagagagcagcagctgaagctgatgtCAAGATCCAACAGGAATACAGAGAGTTGGAGCCAGATGATGTCGTGGAAAGGAGGGAGCGTGCCCGTGTCCGGGAAGGtctagaggaggagaggaggatcaGAGTGGACCGAGAGAGGGCAGAGCCTGTGCGGGAGAGGAGAATAGACCGGGATGGGGAGCTGGTCCTGGAGGGCTATGAGCGCCAGGTCCGAGAGAAGCgagaaagggaagagcaacGATCCAGGACCGTCCAGGGAGACAGAAGGGAGCCTGAAGATGGTGAAAGGAGGCAACGAGAGTCAGAGAGGTACGAGAGGAgacgagaggctgagagagcagcagctgaagctgatgtCAAAATCTATCGCGAGACCCAGCAGCTGGATCCAGTTGAGGAGGCTGTGGAAAGGAGGGAGCGTGCCCGTGTCCGGGAAGATCTGGAGGATGAGAAGAGGATCAGAGTGGACCGAGACAGATCAGAGCCTGTGCGGGAGAGGAGAGTCGACCggcaagaggagctggaccTGGAGGGCTACGAACGCCGCACCCGGGAGacacaggagagggaagagcaacGATCCAGGGCCGTCCAAAGAGACAGAAGGGAGCCTGAAGATGGTGAAAGGAGGCAACAAGAGTCAGAGAGGTACGAGAGGAgacgagaggctgagagagcagcagctgaagctgatgtCAAGATCCAACAGGAATACAGAGAGTTGGAGCCAGATGATGTCGTGGAAAGGAGGGAGCGTGCCCGTGTCCGGGAAGAtctagaggaggagaggaggatcaGAGTGGACCGAGAGAGATCAGAGCCTGTGCGGGAGAGGAGAGTCGACCGGGATGGGGAGCTGGTCCTGGAGGGCTACGAACGCCAGGTCCGAGAGAGGCgagaaagggaagagcaacGATCCAGAACAGTCCAAAGAGACAGAAGGGAGCCTGAAGATGGTGAAAGGAGGCAACGAGAGTCAGAGAGGTACGAGAGGAgacgagaggctgagagagcagcagctgaagctgatgtCAAGATCTATCGAGAGTCCCGGGATGTGGAGCCAGTTGAGGAGGTCGTGGAAAGGAGGGAGCGTGCCCGTGTCCGGAAAGGtctagaggaggagaggaggatcaGAGTGGACCGAGAGAGATCAGAGCCTGTGCGGGAGAGGAGAATCGACCAGGAACGGGAGCTGGACCTGGAGGGCTACGAACGCCGCAGCCGGGAGACACAGGAGAGGGAAGAACAACGATCCAGGACCGTCCAGAGAGACAGACGTGAGTCTGAAGATGGTGAAAGGAGACAGCGAGAGTCAGAGAGGTACGAGAGGAGAcgagaggctgagagggcagcagctgaagctgatgtCAAGATCTATCGAGAGTCCCGGGATGTGGAGCCAGTTGAGGAGGTCGTGGAAAGGAGAGACCGTGCCCGTGTCCGGGAAGGtctagaggaggagagaaggatcagagTGGACCGAGAGAGGGCAGAGCCT CTGGAGCCAGTTGAGGAAGTCGTGGGAAGGAGAGACCGTGCCCGTGTCCGGGAAGAgctagaggaggagaggaggatcaGAGTGGACCGAGAGAGATCAGAGCCTGTGCGGGAGAGGAGAGTCGACCGGGAAAGGGAGCTGGTCCTGGAGGGCTACGAACGCCAGGTCCGAGAGAGGCgagaaagggaagagcaacGATCCAGGACAGTCCAAAGAGACAGAAGGGAGCCTGAAGATGGTGAAAGGAGGCAACGAGAGTCAGAGAGGTACGAGAGGAGACGAGAGGCTGAgcgagcagcagctgaagctgatgtCAAGATCTATCGAGagtcccagcagctggagccagttGAGGAAGTCGTGGAAAGGAGAGACCGTGCCCGTGTCCGGGAAGAtctagaggaggagagaaggatcagagTGGACCGAGAGAGATCAGAGCCTGTGCGGGAGAGGAGAATCGATCGGGAACGGGAGCTGGTGATTGCTGAGAGCCAAAGACGAGAGAGAAGTGAAAGAGAAGAGCCACGATCCAggaccatccagagggactcccgtgagagcagcaggctccAGATCATCGAGGAAGAGCAGGAGGTTGACCTCGTCCAGCGCCGTCCGGCAGCTGAGTTACGACGTGAAGTGTCTGAGGTCCCTGCCgctgagcccccagcagaggaggggcagaggagccGCAGGCTTCTCCGCGGGGAAGAAGCACCCGAGGCGGACAGCAGCCGGATCCGTGAGGATGGAGAACGACGACGTGAGAGGAGCCTCTACCAAACCGTGGATGTGGACACCAGGGACCTCTCCCTGCCGGGGGAGCAGGCACCCATCAGCGACCTGCGGGTCCGTTACATCCCCGCCGAGCCTGACGTGCAGCCGGAGGTGAaggtcctgccccagccctgcgacCCTCAGACCGTTGCCTACCTGGTCCACGTCATCCAGAACGTGAATGATCCTGAAGCCACCACCTACGAGATCGTTTGCCACCACCCCCACGACCCGGAGCAGCCTCTCTACGTGAAGAAGTGCCAGGTGTCAGccaagccaccagcagctccctgcgaTGCCGACCACCCCCCGGAGCCACAGCCCCAAAGGGATGAGGGAGAAACGGAGGAGCCAGAGGACCTCCCGGCTGCCAGCTCCCGGCAGAACCCAGAGGATCTCGAAGGGCCGCAGGAGAGAACCGAAAGAGGGGTGAAGGAAGGGGCTCCCCGGGCCTCTGCCGCCGAGCTGGGCGCTGTTAAGGGTGACCCTGGCCGGGCGAAGACCAAGGAGGACCGGAGGGACAGTCAGCGCCCCAAGGTGCCCAGcgcagaggagaagcagcagccccagggagatggATCGaaggctgccagggagagggAGCGTGAGGACAGGGAGGCCAAGGGCTGCCCACCTccgccccaggctgcagggccacGGGAAGCCGGCGAGCAGGGCCGGAGAGCTGCCGACGAGAGCCGAGCTCAGCCGCCGCGGCGGGACGGAGCCGGCCGCGGCCGAGAGGGTGCTGAGCTTCCTCCGGCCGAGAGGAGCAAGCAGGCAGCGCAGGAGAGCGGCAGGAGGAGCCCCCGGGCAGACAGCGATGCTCAGCGGGAGGAGGAGCCCCGGCCGGGCaccaagctgagccagggcccCTCCGGCACCCCGCAGGAGGCACCGAGCCGTGCGACCAAGGATGCAGCCAAAGCTTCTTGA